One segment of Acidianus sp. HS-5 DNA contains the following:
- a CDS encoding DUF364 domain-containing protein encodes MILDEIIEELSYDLKQRKIINACVGTSYTTVILDDQSMGISHTITEGEVDYAGEIIGKNAYDIAVDIENPLKRSISIAILNSLTIGKLTNGDPLSLYSGNKVCAFGYYPYISAGNFSSVVLYDFSSEPQNSAKPFSQFNGEVCDVAVIFGSALVNNTIDKIIKNVKADHLILTGVSSVEAVSTLKKYGFEAIGKIVPVDQYRAFRTICEGGSAKQLSKYVTKMYLKI; translated from the coding sequence ATGATTCTAGATGAGATTATAGAGGAACTCTCCTACGATTTAAAGCAGAGGAAGATAATAAATGCGTGCGTAGGAACTTCTTATACTACAGTTATTTTAGACGATCAGAGTATGGGAATTTCCCATACTATAACTGAGGGCGAAGTAGATTATGCAGGAGAAATAATTGGTAAAAATGCTTATGACATTGCAGTTGATATAGAAAATCCTCTAAAAAGGAGCATCTCTATAGCTATATTAAATTCATTAACTATTGGAAAGTTAACAAACGGTGATCCTTTATCATTGTACTCAGGAAATAAGGTATGTGCTTTCGGGTATTATCCTTACATTTCTGCAGGTAATTTCTCCAGTGTGGTATTATACGATTTCTCTTCTGAGCCTCAAAATAGTGCGAAACCTTTCTCTCAGTTTAACGGAGAAGTTTGTGACGTTGCCGTTATTTTCGGTTCAGCCCTTGTAAATAATACTATAGATAAGATAATTAAAAATGTAAAAGCAGATCACTTAATCCTAACTGGCGTTTCCTCAGTTGAGGCAGTTTCCACGCTTAAAAAATACGGGTTTGAGGCAATAGGTAAAATAGTTCCAGTTGATCAATATAGAGCTTTCAGAACTATTTGCGAAGGTGGGAGTGCAAAACAATTATCTAAATATGTTACAAAAATGTATTTAAAAATCTAA